Proteins from a genomic interval of Nitrospina gracilis Nb-211:
- the fliS gene encoding flagellar export chaperone FliS translates to MVRTQGPNQYQINEVSTSNQGKLILMMYDGAMRFVTMAMESMDQNDIARKSAYIQKSRDIVNELMVALDTDRGGEVTRNLERLYQFVLRQLTHANIKNDKAALQSILRVMAPLRAAWDQILNPKAESETAANGTPQSGFAARC, encoded by the coding sequence ATGGTACGGACCCAGGGACCCAATCAATATCAGATCAATGAGGTTTCCACCTCCAACCAGGGCAAGCTCATTCTCATGATGTACGATGGGGCCATGCGCTTCGTCACCATGGCGATGGAGTCCATGGACCAGAACGACATCGCCCGCAAGAGCGCGTATATTCAGAAATCACGCGATATCGTCAACGAACTCATGGTGGCGCTGGACACCGACCGTGGCGGCGAAGTGACCCGCAACCTGGAGCGCCTGTACCAGTTCGTTCTGCGTCAATTGACGCACGCCAACATCAAAAATGATAAAGCCGCCCTGCAATCGATTTTGCGGGTGATGGCGCCTTTGCGCGCCGCCTGGGACCAGATCCTGAACCCGAAAGCGGAATCGGAAACGGCGGCAAACGGCACGCCTCAGTCCGGCTTCGCCGCCCGCTGTTGA
- a CDS encoding transketolase C-terminal domain-containing protein: MTEQTATQKKEEWVPKGDLQKVVDPVWLLKEAPREVEFITGSEAAREAIRRANVDIAISYPITPQSETMQQVGYLYDEGYLKDYYRAEEEIGVMTAIGGASRSGVRSLTATSGPGLMRGLEAIASWPGARTPLVLLNMCRVINTPLAIQPDNIEISFLLNTGILHAHAENQQDFFDYSLAAFMVSEEVDVTLPAVVSVDGFFVTHARGKVAMPSEEFKLPPRDGWRSAVPAMDNENPPARLSRDAPIQKSNFISYHMHASWQQEVFAAVERSARHWRKYIGDLIEVVNPDAEEFLIASGSAVSQSREAVRQEGEAGRKVGLVKVKTIRPWPRTEIINAVKHAKRILVPEFNQAGWLHKEVCSTLYGNCSAKISAGPRVYGGMTMPTEMILEWLSDARKGKV, translated from the coding sequence ATGACCGAGCAAACTGCAACCCAAAAAAAAGAGGAATGGGTCCCTAAAGGCGACTTACAGAAAGTCGTTGACCCGGTGTGGTTGTTGAAAGAAGCACCCCGTGAAGTCGAATTCATCACCGGTAGTGAAGCCGCCCGCGAAGCCATTCGCCGGGCCAATGTCGACATCGCCATTTCCTATCCCATCACCCCGCAGAGTGAAACCATGCAGCAGGTCGGTTACCTCTACGACGAAGGCTACTTGAAAGATTATTACCGCGCGGAAGAGGAAATCGGTGTTATGACGGCCATTGGCGGCGCTTCCCGCTCCGGGGTTCGGTCTTTGACGGCGACTTCCGGTCCCGGACTGATGCGAGGTCTGGAAGCCATTGCTTCCTGGCCCGGCGCACGGACTCCTCTGGTTCTGCTGAACATGTGCCGCGTCATCAACACCCCGCTGGCCATTCAGCCGGACAACATCGAAATTTCCTTCCTGTTGAACACCGGCATCCTGCACGCGCATGCCGAAAACCAGCAGGACTTTTTCGACTATTCCCTCGCCGCTTTCATGGTGAGTGAGGAAGTCGACGTGACCCTGCCTGCGGTGGTCTCGGTAGACGGTTTCTTTGTCACCCATGCCCGCGGCAAAGTGGCCATGCCTTCGGAAGAATTCAAACTGCCGCCGCGGGATGGTTGGCGTTCCGCCGTACCGGCCATGGACAACGAGAACCCGCCGGCGCGGTTGTCCCGCGACGCTCCCATTCAGAAGTCCAACTTCATCAGCTACCACATGCATGCGAGCTGGCAGCAGGAAGTCTTCGCCGCTGTCGAACGTTCCGCTCGGCACTGGCGCAAGTACATCGGCGACCTGATCGAAGTGGTCAACCCGGATGCGGAAGAATTCCTCATTGCTTCGGGCTCGGCCGTTTCCCAGTCGCGCGAAGCCGTCCGTCAGGAAGGCGAAGCCGGCCGCAAAGTGGGTCTGGTTAAGGTCAAGACCATCCGCCCCTGGCCGCGGACAGAAATCATCAACGCCGTTAAGCACGCCAAACGGATTCTGGTTCCGGAATTCAACCAGGCCGGTTGGTTGCACAAGGAAGTCTGTTCCACGCTGTATGGAAATTGTAGTGCCAAGATCTCCGCGGGTCCGCGGGTTTATGGCGGCATGACCATGCCGACCGAGATGATCCTCGAGTGGCTCAGTGATGCACGCAAAGGAAAGGTGTGA
- a CDS encoding DUF1841 family protein, protein MRFDKETQERILRVAADRNQGKDFEEVDECIANIMDMHPEFDQAWEMGEMAVYPQEIEGKVVNPFVHTVLHVIVDQQIRDEAPDFVAKAYKDLVDMGMDPHEVLHQLIAVYADLYFTNFRRGDNFSNLDYQERIKQLVRAAADGMEEA, encoded by the coding sequence ATGAGATTCGATAAGGAAACACAGGAACGCATTCTTCGCGTTGCCGCCGACCGCAACCAGGGTAAGGACTTTGAGGAAGTTGATGAATGCATCGCCAATATCATGGACATGCACCCGGAGTTCGATCAGGCCTGGGAGATGGGGGAGATGGCCGTGTACCCGCAGGAGATCGAGGGCAAGGTGGTCAACCCCTTCGTCCACACCGTCCTGCATGTGATCGTCGATCAACAGATCCGCGACGAAGCGCCGGACTTTGTGGCCAAGGCGTACAAGGACCTGGTCGATATGGGCATGGACCCGCACGAGGTTCTGCACCAGCTCATCGCAGTGTATGCGGACCTGTACTTCACCAACTTCCGCCGCGGCGACAACTTCAGCAACCTCGATTACCAGGAACGCATCAAGCAGCTGGTGAGGGCCGCCGCAGACGGAATGGAAGAGGCGTGA
- a CDS encoding 2-oxoacid:acceptor oxidoreductase family protein, giving the protein MPQEVKRYNVRMAGIGGQGVVTASHILSNAVVIGKGYSSLVPFFGSEKRNAPVESYVRISNDEIYEIGEIVFPNVLMIFSAQVITLGKSYTMPFYTGLKENGIILINNKEPLKLIADEEKELRDKKANIYYLPATELANDIAGTDLATNMAMVGAISAIFGMPDMDSIEGSVKDRFIGKGIVTSGGTASLDSVIEKKFAKKQKLLQANMDTIKAAYQYAVDHKWGIHADAKEKPVAV; this is encoded by the coding sequence ATGCCACAAGAAGTCAAACGTTATAACGTCCGCATGGCCGGTATCGGCGGCCAGGGTGTCGTCACCGCATCTCATATCCTGAGTAATGCGGTCGTAATCGGCAAAGGGTACAGTTCCCTCGTGCCCTTTTTCGGTTCCGAAAAACGCAATGCCCCGGTTGAAAGTTACGTGCGGATCTCCAACGATGAAATCTACGAAATCGGGGAGATCGTCTTCCCCAACGTCCTGATGATCTTCAGCGCTCAGGTCATCACGCTGGGCAAGTCGTACACCATGCCCTTCTACACGGGTTTGAAGGAGAACGGTATCATCCTGATCAACAATAAGGAGCCGCTCAAGCTCATCGCCGATGAAGAAAAGGAACTGCGGGACAAGAAAGCCAACATCTACTACTTGCCTGCAACCGAACTCGCCAACGATATCGCGGGAACTGATCTGGCCACCAACATGGCCATGGTCGGCGCCATTTCCGCCATCTTTGGCATGCCGGACATGGACTCGATTGAGGGATCCGTTAAGGATCGTTTCATCGGTAAGGGTATCGTTACTTCCGGTGGTACCGCCTCTCTGGACAGCGTCATCGAGAAGAAGTTCGCCAAAAAGCAGAAACTGCTCCAGGCGAACATGGACACCATTAAGGCCGCATATCAGTACGCGGTGGACCACAAATGGGGTATCCATGCTGATGCCAAAGAGAAACCGGTTGCCGTCTGA
- the fliD gene encoding flagellar filament capping protein FliD has protein sequence MTITSIFGLQSGFNTSEIVDKLIALQQRPLEAKVSERELQIEKLDLLKQLRSLADSFESVVRQMDVRDRLLKKVGDFLGDTSTAKVGINTSVFSPTGSFAINVTQLAKVGIVRSDDNFSSATSVYSPDDPGSMDITVGGVLTSVAITNTDTLQDVVDKINASAADVTAKVVDSGSGATPFSIVIEGNTTGSTQTVSALFVEAGADQTFTSIQTAQDALFTLDTISYTRSSNTVNDVITGTTLTLDALGSGAINISIDADSIRTKVEDFVDKFNELKEFFDENAFFDSDSLESGPLFGQFSVRNLKETLSDLVSSEVTGLSSSFTFLSQIGIRTQDDGSLAIDDAALTSALISDPEGVANLFYITGSATNVNVDFISATSKTEEGTFELQVTGGVPEIRKVGEASFTPAVQGPGNTFIGASGTSAEGLAFSIDSSELGTDGSKGTITVSVGIAEKLDRLLTFNTDTTQDGPLMGDINTTTEKIEDLNDVILRLDDRLRLFEEQIQQEFIQLEVVLGQLDAQRQAIQSSLTNLSGLLKKN, from the coding sequence ATGACCATCACATCCATATTCGGGTTGCAGTCGGGTTTCAACACGTCGGAGATCGTGGATAAGCTGATCGCCCTCCAGCAGAGGCCGCTGGAGGCGAAGGTGTCCGAGCGCGAATTGCAGATCGAGAAGCTCGACCTGCTCAAGCAACTGCGCTCGCTGGCGGATTCCTTCGAAAGCGTGGTGCGGCAGATGGATGTGCGCGACCGCCTGTTGAAGAAAGTGGGCGATTTCCTGGGCGACACCTCCACCGCCAAAGTGGGCATCAACACCAGCGTGTTCTCCCCCACCGGCTCCTTCGCCATCAACGTCACCCAGCTGGCCAAAGTCGGCATCGTGCGCTCCGACGACAACTTCAGCTCCGCAACCTCCGTGTACAGCCCGGACGACCCCGGCTCCATGGATATCACCGTGGGCGGCGTGCTGACCAGCGTGGCGATCACCAACACCGACACCCTGCAGGATGTGGTGGACAAGATCAACGCCTCAGCGGCGGACGTCACCGCCAAGGTGGTGGACAGCGGTTCCGGCGCCACTCCGTTCAGCATCGTGATCGAAGGCAACACCACCGGCTCCACCCAGACCGTCTCCGCCCTGTTCGTCGAGGCGGGTGCCGACCAGACTTTTACCAGCATCCAGACGGCGCAGGACGCCTTGTTCACGCTGGACACCATCAGCTACACCCGTTCCAGCAACACGGTCAACGACGTCATCACCGGCACGACGCTCACTCTGGACGCGCTGGGCTCCGGCGCCATCAACATCAGCATCGACGCCGACTCGATCCGCACCAAGGTCGAAGACTTCGTTGACAAGTTCAACGAGCTGAAGGAGTTCTTCGATGAGAATGCCTTTTTTGACAGCGACTCGCTGGAGTCCGGTCCGCTGTTCGGCCAGTTCTCGGTGCGCAATCTTAAAGAAACACTGAGCGACCTCGTTTCCAGCGAGGTGACGGGGCTGAGCAGTTCCTTCACCTTCCTATCGCAGATCGGCATCCGCACGCAGGACGACGGCTCGCTGGCCATCGACGATGCCGCCCTGACCTCGGCCTTGATCAGCGATCCCGAAGGCGTGGCCAACCTGTTTTACATCACCGGCTCCGCCACCAACGTCAACGTCGATTTCATTTCCGCCACCAGCAAAACGGAGGAAGGCACGTTCGAGTTGCAGGTCACCGGCGGCGTGCCGGAAATCCGCAAAGTGGGAGAAGCGTCCTTCACCCCGGCGGTGCAGGGACCGGGAAACACGTTTATCGGAGCGTCGGGAACCAGCGCCGAAGGCCTGGCATTCAGCATCGACTCCTCGGAACTGGGCACCGACGGCAGTAAGGGAACGATCACCGTGTCCGTGGGCATCGCGGAAAAACTCGACCGCCTGCTGACGTTCAACACGGACACCACGCAGGACGGCCCGCTGATGGGCGATATCAACACCACGACGGAGAAAATCGAGGACCTCAACGACGTGATCCTTCGGCTGGACGACCGTCTGCGGTTGTTTGAGGAACAGATCCAGCAGGAGTTCATCCAGTTGGAAGTGGTTCTCGGCCAGTTGGACGCACAGAGGCAGGCCATCCAGTCGTCCTTGACCAACTTGTCGGGCCTGTTGAAAAAGAATTAA
- the sucC gene encoding ADP-forming succinate--CoA ligase subunit beta — protein sequence MKIHEYQGKELFRKYKVPVPRGILIHNKSEAVAAAKEIGTNPVVVKAQIHAGGRGKGGGVKLAKSPEEAEQHAGKIIGMTLVTHQTGPEGRLVKKVLIEEGMHIARELYLSLILDRETSQVMIMASEAGGMEIEEVAEATPEKIIIERIDPVIGVKPYLARKIAFALNLEGEVFKQAIPFIINLYQCFVKEDLSMLEINPLVVTGDNRLLALDAKIDVDDNALGRHPDLQEMRDLDEEDPNEIEASKYRLNYIQLDGNIGCMVNGAGLAMATMDIVKHSGGEPANFLDVGGGANEEMIENAFRILLSDNKVKAIFINIFGGILRCDILAAGVVAAARKLSVKVPVVIRMEGTNMEEGHRILNESDINFIVGNGMKDAAKKVVQAIK from the coding sequence ATGAAAATTCACGAATATCAGGGCAAAGAGCTCTTCAGAAAATACAAGGTACCGGTACCGCGCGGCATCCTGATTCATAACAAATCGGAAGCCGTGGCGGCGGCCAAGGAGATCGGCACCAACCCCGTTGTGGTGAAGGCGCAGATCCACGCCGGCGGACGCGGCAAGGGCGGCGGCGTGAAACTCGCCAAAAGCCCGGAGGAAGCCGAACAGCACGCCGGCAAGATCATTGGCATGACGCTGGTCACGCACCAGACGGGCCCGGAAGGACGGCTGGTGAAAAAGGTGTTGATTGAGGAGGGCATGCACATCGCCCGCGAGTTGTATCTCAGCCTCATCCTCGACCGCGAGACCAGTCAGGTCATGATCATGGCCAGCGAGGCGGGCGGCATGGAGATCGAGGAAGTCGCCGAAGCCACGCCGGAAAAAATCATCATCGAACGTATCGACCCGGTCATCGGCGTCAAACCTTACCTCGCGCGCAAGATCGCGTTTGCGCTGAACCTGGAAGGCGAGGTATTCAAGCAGGCCATTCCTTTCATCATCAACCTGTACCAGTGCTTCGTGAAGGAAGACCTGTCGATGCTGGAGATCAACCCGCTCGTCGTCACCGGTGACAATCGTCTTTTGGCGCTCGACGCCAAGATCGATGTGGACGACAACGCGCTGGGCCGCCATCCGGACCTGCAGGAGATGCGCGATCTCGACGAGGAAGATCCCAACGAGATCGAAGCCTCCAAGTACCGCCTCAATTACATTCAGCTCGACGGCAACATCGGCTGTATGGTGAACGGCGCGGGACTGGCCATGGCAACGATGGACATCGTGAAACACAGCGGAGGCGAGCCCGCCAACTTTTTGGACGTCGGCGGTGGAGCCAACGAGGAGATGATCGAGAACGCATTCCGCATCCTCCTCTCCGACAACAAAGTCAAAGCGATTTTCATCAACATCTTTGGCGGTATTCTGCGTTGCGACATCCTCGCCGCCGGCGTGGTCGCGGCCGCCAGGAAACTGAGCGTGAAGGTGCCGGTTGTCATCCGCATGGAAGGCACCAACATGGAAGAAGGGCACCGCATTCTCAATGAATCCGATATCAACTTCATCGTCGGCAACGGTATGAAAGACGCCGCGAAAAAGGTCGTACAGGCAATAAAATGA
- a CDS encoding thiamine pyrophosphate-dependent enzyme yields the protein MSLETVKPSPGFEDLLPVEYRDLVKYGQYGREVKVSEMGKFKELLEEHPMCAGCAMTLFIRLTMLALPNPEHTINVGTAGCGRLAISQANIPFIYGNYGDTNSVASGLKRGLEIRFPNQQKDVIVMAGDGGLIDIGFQALMHSWFRQERFTTIMLDNEVYGNTGGQESGMTMQGQILKMAPRGKKTGKIDALGLARVAGCAYIARIAPTNPARVVRTVRRAIMIAREIGPTYIQAYTSCNIEYAIPTPEVMQDAFDVEKERYGFHEEMTDEAKAYITDLEKKEKEKAKAAKK from the coding sequence ATGTCTCTCGAAACCGTTAAACCGTCCCCTGGTTTTGAAGATCTTCTCCCTGTTGAATACCGCGATCTGGTCAAATACGGTCAGTATGGTCGTGAGGTGAAAGTCAGCGAAATGGGGAAGTTCAAGGAACTGCTGGAAGAACATCCGATGTGCGCAGGTTGTGCGATGACCCTGTTCATCCGCCTCACCATGCTGGCTTTGCCCAACCCTGAGCATACCATCAACGTAGGTACCGCAGGCTGTGGACGCCTTGCGATTTCCCAGGCCAACATCCCGTTTATCTACGGCAACTACGGTGACACCAACTCCGTGGCTTCCGGCCTGAAACGGGGCTTGGAGATTCGTTTCCCGAACCAGCAAAAGGATGTTATCGTTATGGCTGGCGACGGTGGTTTGATCGACATCGGTTTCCAGGCCCTGATGCATTCCTGGTTCCGCCAGGAACGGTTCACCACCATCATGCTGGACAACGAAGTTTACGGCAACACCGGTGGACAGGAAAGCGGCATGACCATGCAGGGCCAGATTCTGAAGATGGCCCCGCGCGGCAAGAAGACCGGCAAAATCGATGCGCTGGGTCTCGCCCGGGTTGCCGGCTGTGCCTACATCGCACGCATCGCGCCGACCAATCCGGCCCGGGTGGTTCGCACGGTTCGCCGCGCCATCATGATCGCACGCGAAATCGGCCCGACCTACATTCAGGCTTACACCTCCTGCAACATCGAGTATGCAATTCCTACTCCGGAAGTCATGCAGGATGCCTTCGATGTCGAAAAAGAACGTTACGGTTTCCACGAAGAAATGACCGATGAAGCCAAGGCGTACATCACCGACCTCGAAAAGAAAGAAAAAGAAAAAGCAAAAGCCGCTAAAAAATAA
- a CDS encoding AAA family ATPase, which translates to MDQTTPDLELARELLDAKNQVLKEIRKVIIGQDAVIEDLLIALFSRGHSLFVGVPGLAKTLLVSSLAKVLNLKFSRIQFTPDLMPSDITGTEILYEDQATNKRDFRFIRGPIFANIILADEINRTPPKTQAALLQAMQEHQVTVGSNTYHLDEPFLVFATQNPIEHEGTYPLPEAQLDRFMFIINVDYPTKEQEVQIALSTTSGVKPELQVVMEADRILQLQNLVPKVPVSDHVARYAVDLVRASRPGNGTTPAFVTEWVSWGAGPRASQYLVLAAKARALMDNRVAVTIEDIKSVSQQVLEHRILLNFKAEAENIKTQDIIDKLLNEVKA; encoded by the coding sequence ATGGACCAAACGACGCCCGATCTCGAACTCGCCCGCGAACTGCTGGATGCGAAAAACCAGGTACTGAAAGAAATCCGCAAGGTCATCATCGGCCAGGACGCCGTCATCGAAGACCTGTTGATCGCGCTGTTCTCGCGCGGCCACTCCCTGTTCGTCGGCGTGCCGGGGCTGGCGAAGACGCTCCTCGTCAGCTCGCTGGCGAAGGTGCTGAACCTCAAGTTCAGCCGCATCCAGTTCACCCCCGACCTCATGCCGTCGGACATCACCGGCACGGAGATCCTGTACGAAGATCAGGCGACGAACAAACGCGACTTCCGTTTCATCCGCGGCCCCATCTTCGCCAACATCATCCTCGCCGACGAGATCAACCGCACCCCGCCGAAAACGCAGGCGGCGCTGTTGCAGGCCATGCAGGAACACCAGGTGACGGTGGGCTCGAACACGTACCACTTGGACGAACCGTTCCTCGTGTTCGCGACGCAGAACCCCATCGAGCACGAGGGCACCTATCCCCTGCCCGAGGCGCAGTTGGACCGCTTCATGTTCATCATCAACGTCGATTACCCGACCAAGGAGCAGGAGGTGCAGATCGCGCTGTCCACCACGTCGGGCGTGAAGCCGGAGTTGCAGGTGGTGATGGAAGCCGACCGCATTCTGCAATTGCAGAACCTGGTGCCGAAGGTGCCCGTGTCGGACCACGTCGCGCGGTACGCGGTGGATTTGGTTAGGGCGTCCAGGCCGGGGAACGGCACGACGCCGGCGTTCGTCACCGAGTGGGTCAGTTGGGGGGCGGGGCCGCGCGCCAGTCAGTACCTCGTGCTGGCGGCCAAGGCGCGGGCCCTGATGGACAACCGCGTCGCCGTCACCATCGAGGACATCAAGAGCGTCAGCCAGCAGGTGCTGGAGCACCGCATCCTGCTCAACTTCAAAGCCGAAGCCGAAAACATCAAAACTCAGGACATCATTGATAAGCTGTTGAACGAGGTGAAGGCTTAA
- a CDS encoding ribonuclease H-like domain-containing protein, translated as MSDQLDLFSQPPVEEPVKPQKQKDLGPRVLYFDLETQKSADEVGGWGNIKDMLMAVGVVWDSHDQQHHVYYGEAEKKDGKGYTDLIDHLKSADLVVGFNVIGFDYTVIQYAASQRHIDLLDIPTFDILVDFIKQKNHRIKLDNLASCTLGTSKSADGLASLKWWKEYLGGDRKKLDQIVAYCKQDVNVTRDLFLFGRDNGYVEYDGRTGQRLRLDVDWTVETILKSPHR; from the coding sequence ATGTCCGACCAACTCGACCTGTTTTCCCAGCCCCCGGTGGAAGAGCCGGTAAAACCCCAAAAACAAAAGGATTTGGGGCCGCGCGTCCTGTATTTCGACCTGGAGACGCAGAAGAGCGCGGACGAGGTGGGCGGCTGGGGCAACATCAAGGACATGCTGATGGCCGTCGGCGTGGTGTGGGACAGCCACGACCAACAACACCACGTCTATTACGGCGAAGCGGAGAAAAAAGACGGGAAGGGCTACACCGACCTCATCGACCACCTGAAGTCGGCGGACCTCGTGGTCGGCTTCAACGTCATCGGCTTCGACTACACCGTCATCCAGTACGCCGCCAGCCAGCGGCACATCGACCTGCTGGACATCCCCACCTTCGACATCCTCGTCGATTTCATCAAGCAGAAGAACCACAGGATCAAGCTCGACAACCTCGCGTCCTGCACGCTGGGCACGTCGAAGTCCGCCGACGGACTGGCGTCGCTCAAGTGGTGGAAGGAGTACCTGGGGGGCGACAGGAAAAAGCTGGATCAGATCGTCGCGTACTGCAAGCAGGACGTGAACGTGACGCGCGACCTGTTTTTATTCGGCAGGGACAACGGTTATGTCGAGTACGACGGCAGGACCGGCCAGCGCCTGCGCCTGGACGTCGACTGGACCGTCGAAACCATCCTCAAATCCCCACATCGGTAG
- a CDS encoding N-6 DNA methylase, with protein sequence MPSKKTKEIWEFGDFQTPDELARSAIQIIKNLDFKPRSILEPTCGRGAFLFSAVDTFPKAELTIGVDINKAHLNHLKKRIFKEYRKTQIKILNADFFALDWSEILKDLPKPILIIGNPPWVTSSELGILQSSNLPEKSNFQSRAGLEAITGKSNFDISEWMLLKHLEWLQKQRGMVAMLCKMTVARKVLAYAWKHDYPLRLARLYKINAMKHFNASVDAGFFLMDCGQETGSKDCDIYEKVSDSKPSHTIGYHDGIVISDVDLYEKWKFLRGTDKAYMWRSGIKHDCARVMELKRSQTGFFNGFGEFIQLENKYVYPLFKSSDIGNGRIRECRKFALVTQRYIGEDTTHIKKNAPKTWEYLQSNMESFEKRASSIYRNRPPFSIFGVGDYTFAPWKIAISGFYKKLNFKPIGPIEGRPAIFDDTIYFLPAWSEGEAYFLSEILNSKPAQEFFSSMIFWSDKRPITIDLLKRLNIRVLTQKLGRENEYNSYATIRSAKHSVQDQLQQTLFAG encoded by the coding sequence ATGCCATCTAAAAAAACAAAGGAAATTTGGGAATTTGGAGATTTCCAAACCCCTGATGAGCTTGCACGCTCGGCGATCCAAATTATAAAAAATTTAGATTTTAAACCCCGGTCAATTTTAGAACCAACTTGTGGAAGGGGTGCATTTTTATTCTCTGCGGTTGATACATTTCCAAAAGCCGAATTGACCATCGGGGTAGATATCAATAAAGCGCATCTAAACCATTTGAAAAAAAGAATTTTTAAAGAATACCGAAAAACACAAATTAAAATCTTAAACGCTGATTTTTTTGCACTTGATTGGTCAGAAATTTTAAAAGACCTACCAAAACCAATCTTAATAATTGGGAACCCACCTTGGGTAACGAGCTCAGAACTTGGAATACTCCAAAGCTCAAACCTGCCGGAAAAATCAAATTTTCAATCGAGAGCTGGATTAGAAGCTATTACGGGAAAAAGTAACTTTGATATCTCTGAATGGATGCTTTTAAAACATTTAGAATGGTTGCAAAAACAAAGGGGTATGGTGGCAATGCTTTGCAAAATGACCGTAGCCCGAAAGGTCCTTGCATACGCTTGGAAGCACGATTACCCCCTTCGTTTAGCTCGCCTCTATAAAATAAATGCCATGAAACACTTTAATGCTTCCGTCGATGCCGGTTTTTTTTTGATGGACTGTGGCCAAGAAACCGGCTCTAAGGATTGCGATATCTATGAAAAAGTAAGTGATTCAAAACCATCCCATACAATTGGTTATCACGACGGTATTGTTATTTCAGATGTGGACTTATACGAAAAGTGGAAATTTCTTCGAGGTACCGACAAAGCCTACATGTGGCGTTCTGGAATTAAGCATGACTGCGCTAGGGTAATGGAACTGAAACGTTCTCAAACCGGGTTCTTTAACGGCTTCGGGGAATTTATCCAGCTTGAAAATAAGTATGTTTACCCACTTTTTAAAAGCTCAGACATAGGAAACGGGCGTATTCGCGAATGCCGCAAATTCGCCTTAGTCACACAGCGATATATTGGGGAAGATACGACTCATATAAAAAAGAACGCTCCAAAAACTTGGGAATATCTCCAGAGCAATATGGAATCGTTTGAGAAACGTGCGAGCTCAATTTATCGTAACCGCCCACCATTCTCTATATTTGGGGTTGGAGATTACACCTTTGCCCCTTGGAAAATAGCAATATCTGGTTTTTACAAAAAACTGAATTTCAAACCCATTGGTCCTATTGAGGGCCGCCCGGCGATATTCGACGACACCATCTATTTTTTGCCAGCTTGGTCAGAAGGGGAAGCATACTTCCTTTCCGAAATTTTAAATTCAAAACCGGCTCAGGAATTTTTTTCTTCAATGATCTTTTGGAGCGATAAACGACCAATCACCATTGACCTTTTGAAACGTCTTAACATTCGAGTTCTCACTCAAAAGTTGGGGCGAGAAAATGAATACAATTCTTATGCAACTATACGATCGGCAAAACACTCCGTGCAAGATCAACTCCAACAAACCCTTTTTGCTGGATGA
- the sucD gene encoding succinate--CoA ligase subunit alpha, which translates to MSILVDENTRLLVQGITGREGMFHAEQCQKYGTQLVAGVTPGKGGQKVLDNVPVFDTVKQAVDKTKANASMIFVPPAFAADAILEAADAGVELIICISEGIPVYDMVEVYRYLKDSDSRLVGPNCPGVISPGKCKIGIMPAHIHKKGNVGIISRSGTLTYEAVGQLTAMGIGQSTCVGIGGDPIIGTRYIDALKLFQKDRATKAICMIGEIGGSAEDEAAYYIKKHITKPVVGFIAGQTAPPGRRMGHAGAIISGGQGTAEGKMKVMKKCGIKVVKSPADIGKTIAKCL; encoded by the coding sequence ATGAGCATTCTCGTAGACGAAAACACAAGGTTGCTGGTTCAGGGCATCACCGGCCGTGAAGGCATGTTCCACGCCGAGCAGTGCCAGAAATACGGCACCCAGCTGGTGGCGGGTGTGACCCCCGGCAAAGGTGGGCAGAAGGTTCTGGATAACGTTCCCGTATTCGACACGGTCAAACAGGCCGTGGACAAAACCAAGGCCAACGCTTCGATGATCTTCGTTCCCCCGGCGTTCGCCGCGGACGCCATCCTCGAGGCGGCGGATGCGGGCGTCGAGCTGATCATCTGCATCTCGGAAGGCATTCCGGTGTATGACATGGTGGAGGTGTACCGGTACCTCAAGGATTCCGACTCCCGTCTGGTCGGGCCCAACTGCCCGGGCGTCATCTCCCCCGGCAAGTGCAAAATCGGCATCATGCCCGCGCACATCCACAAAAAAGGCAACGTCGGCATCATCTCCCGGAGCGGCACGTTGACTTACGAAGCGGTGGGACAGTTGACGGCGATGGGCATCGGCCAGTCCACCTGCGTCGGCATCGGCGGCGACCCCATCATCGGCACCCGCTACATCGACGCGCTCAAGCTGTTCCAGAAGGACCGGGCGACCAAGGCCATTTGCATGATCGGCGAGATCGGCGGATCGGCGGAGGACGAAGCCGCGTACTACATCAAGAAGCACATCACCAAACCGGTGGTGGGATTCATCGCCGGGCAGACCGCACCCCCGGGCCGCAGGATGGGCCACGCCGGAGCCATCATCTCCGGTGGCCAGGGCACGGCGGAAGGCAAAATGAAGGTGATGAAGAAATGCGGCATCAAGGTGGTCAAAAGCCCCGCCGACATCGGCAAGACCATCGCCAAGTGCCTGTAG